A single genomic interval of Granulicella tundricola MP5ACTX9 harbors:
- a CDS encoding methyltransferase domain-containing protein, translated as MDQPCSFEELRGCLRDISQVNRLTFAYRPTLHWLDYVYSVMPRQEKPLHIVDVGCGYGDMLRRIYEWAEWRRVPVVLTGIDLNKDAIRAAREVTHPGRVTYLAGDAYSFEPAGGIDIVVSSLMTHHMEDAEIVEFIRWMDAKTRIGWFINDLHRQAVPYRLFRALTWFTTWHRFVKHDGPVSILRSFRREDWLELIEAAKVPEKTYAVKEYKPARLCVARMKELGPRA; from the coding sequence ATGGATCAGCCTTGCAGCTTTGAAGAGCTGCGTGGGTGCCTGCGGGATATCTCGCAGGTGAACCGGCTTACGTTTGCGTATCGGCCTACGCTGCACTGGCTGGACTATGTTTATTCGGTCATGCCGCGGCAGGAGAAGCCTCTGCACATCGTCGACGTGGGGTGCGGGTATGGGGATATGCTGCGGCGCATCTATGAGTGGGCGGAGTGGCGAAGGGTGCCGGTGGTGCTGACGGGGATCGACCTGAACAAGGATGCGATCCGGGCGGCGCGGGAGGTGACGCATCCGGGACGGGTGACTTATCTGGCGGGGGATGCGTATAGCTTCGAGCCTGCCGGGGGGATCGATATCGTAGTGAGCTCGCTGATGACGCACCATATGGAGGACGCGGAGATCGTCGAGTTCATCCGGTGGATGGATGCGAAGACGCGGATTGGGTGGTTTATCAACGATCTGCATCGGCAGGCGGTGCCTTATCGTTTATTTCGTGCGCTGACCTGGTTTACAACGTGGCATCGCTTCGTCAAACACGATGGGCCGGTTTCAATTCTGCGGAGTTTCAGGCGGGAGGATTGGCTGGAGTTGATTGAGGCGGCTAAGGTGCCGGAGAAGACGTATGCGGTGAAGGAGTACAAGCCGGCGCGATTGTGTGTGGCGAGGATGAAAGAACTAGGGCCTAGAGCCTAG
- a CDS encoding glycosyltransferase family 9 protein, with the protein MPQPSVLILKFGAIGDVIMAIPAAHALHLQGFRIDWICSPTVAPILALYPWINPILIDDRALLKGSPLAKLKVIAKMWRTLAGRHYDLVANLYYDPRYRILTLPVRATRRLMLSTTDRRFQLLPGRHHTDEYARILLNLPDHVRPTQLAPIPAPNLPPSPHPRTPGHARVILAPAGARNLLRDDLLRRWPPELYVELTRQLLAQNIEVVLIGGPDDAWITESFASLQVTNLIGKLKLPETLALLDDSDVMVTHDTGPLHLAGITRVAIVTLFGPTDPHGRLPQRPGTLALWGGEHFACRPCYDGRDFAPCPSNDCMRQITPTAVTHQILQLLQTQPNKPSLFSSVPSVIRFPPYAQ; encoded by the coding sequence ATGCCCCAGCCCAGCGTCCTCATCCTCAAATTCGGTGCCATCGGTGACGTCATCATGGCGATCCCCGCCGCCCATGCCCTCCACCTTCAGGGCTTCCGCATCGACTGGATCTGCAGCCCCACCGTAGCCCCCATCCTGGCTCTCTATCCCTGGATCAACCCAATCCTCATCGACGACCGAGCCCTCCTCAAAGGCAGCCCCCTTGCCAAGCTCAAAGTCATCGCAAAGATGTGGCGCACCCTCGCAGGCCGCCATTACGATCTCGTCGCCAACCTCTACTACGACCCCCGCTACCGCATCCTCACCTTGCCCGTCCGCGCCACGCGCCGCCTCATGCTCTCCACCACCGACCGCCGCTTCCAGCTCCTCCCCGGCCGCCACCACACAGACGAGTACGCCCGCATCCTCCTCAACCTCCCCGACCACGTCCGCCCCACGCAGCTAGCCCCCATCCCCGCCCCCAACCTCCCACCATCCCCCCACCCCCGCACCCCCGGCCACGCCCGCGTCATCCTGGCCCCCGCCGGCGCCCGCAACCTCCTCCGCGACGACCTCCTCCGCCGCTGGCCCCCCGAGCTCTACGTAGAACTAACCCGCCAACTCCTCGCCCAAAACATAGAGGTAGTCCTCATAGGAGGCCCAGACGACGCCTGGATCACAGAGTCGTTCGCCTCGCTCCAAGTCACCAATCTCATAGGCAAACTCAAACTCCCGGAAACCCTCGCCCTCCTCGACGATTCAGACGTGATGGTCACCCACGACACCGGCCCCCTGCACCTGGCAGGCATCACCCGCGTCGCCATCGTCACCCTCTTCGGCCCCACCGACCCCCACGGCCGCCTCCCCCAGCGCCCCGGCACGCTAGCCCTCTGGGGAGGAGAACACTTCGCCTGCCGCCCCTGCTACGACGGCCGAGACTTCGCCCCCTGCCCCAGCAACGACTGCATGCGCCAGATCACCCCCACCGCCGTCACCCACCAGATCCTTCAACTCCTCCAAACCCAACCCAACAAGCCCTCTCTCTTTTCCTCCGTGCCCTCTGTGATTCGCTTTCCTCCCTATGCCCAATAA
- a CDS encoding peptidase has product MPFDGGLKPPSNPNGNGNGNGNGNGNGNSNSNSNSNCSYGGSSLRSE; this is encoded by the coding sequence GTGCCCTTTGACGGGGGGCTAAAGCCCCCCTCTAATCCGAACGGCAACGGCAACGGCAACGGCAACGGCAACGGCAACGGCAATAGCAATAGCAACAGCAACAGCAACTGCAGCTACGGAGGTTCTTCGCTGCGCTCAGAATGA
- a CDS encoding D-glycero-alpha-D-manno-heptose-1,7-bisphosphate 7-phosphatase, whose protein sequence is MPNKTKSKALFLDRDGVINEEIGYLHRPEDVVFLPGIFALTQTAQRLGYKLVIVTNQSGIARGLYTTTQFETLMTWMRTEFLRHEVTLDAVYHCPYHPTHGIGDFKREHEDRKPSPGMIHRAARDLNLDLSQSILIGDRCSDIAAATAAGLHQAFLIAGTEQTPCPHPHKKIASLSELETWLKLNP, encoded by the coding sequence ATGCCCAATAAAACCAAATCCAAAGCCCTCTTCCTGGACCGCGACGGCGTCATCAACGAAGAGATCGGCTACCTCCACCGCCCTGAAGACGTAGTCTTCCTGCCAGGCATCTTCGCCCTAACCCAAACAGCCCAGCGCCTGGGCTACAAACTAGTCATCGTCACCAACCAATCCGGCATAGCCCGGGGCCTCTACACCACCACCCAGTTCGAGACCCTCATGACCTGGATGCGCACCGAATTCCTGCGCCACGAAGTCACCCTGGACGCCGTCTACCACTGCCCCTACCACCCCACCCACGGCATAGGCGACTTCAAGCGCGAACACGAAGACCGCAAGCCCAGCCCCGGCATGATCCACCGCGCCGCCCGAGACCTGAACCTCGACCTCTCCCAATCCATCCTCATCGGCGACCGCTGCTCCGACATAGCCGCCGCCACCGCCGCAGGCCTCCACCAAGCCTTCCTCATAGCAGGCACCGAGCAAACCCCCTGCCCCCACCCCCACAAAAAAATCGCCTCTCTGTCCGAACTAGAAACCTGGCTCAAGCTCAATCCATAA
- the pgl gene encoding 6-phosphogluconolactonase has product MPRRVEVSVRVSSGAGEVAKATADLFAKAAADAVKTRGVARIAISGGSTPKAVFALLASEPYVGQIPWAQIQLFWVDERCVGPDDPDSNYGMTKKAMLDSVPLPAANVHRMEGEMDPAEAASRYEAEIRNTFKLEGAQTPTFDLILLGMGDDGHTASLFPHTEGLDELARIVIANHVPQKDTWRMTLTWPVITQGREVAFLIEGAAKAEILHTVMQGKYDPETYPSQLIRPASGRLTLMLDTASAAKLELPPVVNGVTTMELS; this is encoded by the coding sequence ATGCCGCGTCGGGTTGAGGTTTCGGTCAGGGTGTCATCGGGTGCGGGTGAGGTGGCGAAGGCTACTGCTGATTTGTTCGCGAAGGCTGCGGCGGATGCGGTGAAGACTCGGGGTGTGGCGAGGATTGCGATTTCGGGTGGGAGTACTCCGAAGGCGGTGTTTGCGCTGCTGGCGAGCGAGCCTTATGTGGGACAGATTCCCTGGGCGCAGATTCAGTTGTTCTGGGTGGATGAGCGGTGTGTGGGGCCGGACGATCCGGATTCGAACTACGGCATGACGAAGAAGGCGATGCTGGACAGTGTGCCGCTGCCTGCGGCGAACGTCCACCGGATGGAAGGCGAGATGGACCCGGCGGAGGCTGCGAGCCGGTACGAGGCGGAGATTCGGAACACGTTCAAGCTGGAAGGGGCGCAGACGCCGACGTTCGACCTGATCCTGCTGGGGATGGGCGATGACGGGCATACGGCGAGCCTGTTTCCGCATACGGAAGGGCTGGACGAGCTGGCGCGCATCGTCATTGCGAACCATGTGCCGCAGAAGGATACGTGGCGCATGACGCTGACGTGGCCGGTGATTACGCAGGGTCGCGAGGTTGCGTTTTTGATTGAGGGTGCGGCGAAGGCAGAGATTCTGCACACGGTGATGCAGGGCAAGTATGATCCGGAGACGTATCCATCGCAGTTGATCCGGCCGGCGAGTGGGCGGCTGACGTTGATGCTGGATACGGCTTCAGCGGCGAAGCTTGAGCTTCCCCCTGTGGTGAATGGCGTGACAACAATGGAGCTTTCATGA
- a CDS encoding M1 family metallopeptidase yields MKWWVAVAGVVGGAVVVAGAWGQRLPGNVRAEHYSLRLAPDIAGATFTGSETIDVVLAQPGATITLNAAELKIGAVTAGGQSGVVSYDVGKEQATFTFAKALPAGWVALEIAYAGVLNDKLRGFYLSKSKTRSYAVTQFESTDARRAFPSFDEPALKAAFDVALTVDGGDTAISNTNIVSDVPAAGGKHTLTFATTPKMSTYLVAFLVGDFACSKGKAEGVPIRVCSTPDKVKLTPFALAAAEHFLTYYDRYFGIKYPMPKLDLIGIPDFEAGAMENFGAITYRETELLVDEKESTITSRKRVAQVVAHEMAHQWFGDMVTMDWWDNLWLNEGFATWMESKAAGEWHPEWHYDEDAADELNSTLNYDSDRTTRAIRAKADTPAEIAEAFDGIAYGKAGAVIGMVEEYVGPEVFRRGVHEYLTAHLYGNATAEDFWGTQTSVSGKPVDRVMRGYIDKPGVPLLTFGERGPGGYPVRQGRFLFGGAVDGDWTVPVCLKSGCELASGSQAVVAAPAGSLFYANAGGKGYYRTAYTEAQVRAITGAVGSLTVAERVGFLGDRWALTRAGQGSVGDYLDLVLAVKKDPSAQVLETALDTLGVIRARIATEDDRTKFDNVVLNQLGSVWQEYAKPGKQEDFERQSIRAELFQALGAAGDPKVLAQAHQLTAELLSGHRPGDDDLVDASVVLSASTGDEAFYDKLQIVAEKADDPGLQSEARETLAQFRNPLLVIRTLEYAVSAKVRNQDAWVLIAVELSQAQTQGIAWQWVQKNWDRVQGQLTTASGGQLISATGAFCTVGQRDEVESFFAAHPVEASERSVAKALDSIDDCVHLRESQEGNLKVWLGKRAR; encoded by the coding sequence ATGAAGTGGTGGGTTGCGGTTGCGGGTGTGGTTGGTGGTGCGGTGGTTGTGGCGGGTGCCTGGGGGCAGCGGTTGCCGGGGAATGTGCGGGCTGAGCATTATTCGCTGCGGCTTGCGCCGGATATTGCGGGGGCTACTTTTACGGGGTCGGAGACGATCGATGTGGTGCTGGCGCAGCCTGGCGCGACGATTACTTTGAATGCGGCGGAGTTGAAGATTGGGGCGGTGACTGCCGGGGGGCAGAGTGGGGTGGTGAGCTATGACGTGGGCAAGGAGCAGGCTACGTTTACGTTTGCGAAGGCGCTTCCTGCGGGGTGGGTGGCTTTGGAGATTGCGTATGCGGGGGTGCTGAACGATAAGCTGCGGGGGTTCTATCTTTCGAAGTCGAAGACGCGGAGCTATGCGGTGACGCAGTTCGAATCGACCGATGCGCGACGGGCTTTTCCTAGTTTCGATGAGCCTGCGCTGAAGGCTGCGTTCGATGTGGCGTTGACGGTGGATGGGGGGGATACGGCGATCTCGAATACGAATATCGTGTCCGATGTGCCGGCTGCGGGTGGGAAACATACGCTGACGTTTGCGACTACGCCGAAGATGTCGACTTATCTTGTGGCGTTTCTGGTGGGGGACTTTGCTTGCTCTAAGGGTAAGGCGGAGGGGGTGCCGATCCGGGTTTGCAGTACGCCGGATAAGGTCAAGCTGACGCCGTTTGCGCTGGCTGCGGCGGAACACTTTTTGACTTACTACGACCGTTATTTTGGGATCAAGTATCCGATGCCGAAGCTGGATTTGATTGGGATTCCGGACTTTGAGGCGGGGGCGATGGAGAACTTTGGAGCCATCACGTATCGCGAGACGGAGCTGCTGGTGGACGAGAAGGAGAGCACGATCACGTCCAGGAAACGGGTGGCGCAGGTGGTGGCGCATGAGATGGCGCACCAGTGGTTCGGGGACATGGTGACGATGGATTGGTGGGACAATCTGTGGCTGAATGAAGGGTTTGCGACGTGGATGGAGAGCAAGGCGGCGGGCGAGTGGCACCCGGAGTGGCACTATGACGAGGACGCGGCGGATGAGCTGAACAGCACGCTGAACTATGACTCGGACAGGACGACGCGGGCGATCAGGGCGAAGGCGGATACGCCGGCGGAGATTGCGGAGGCGTTCGACGGGATTGCGTATGGGAAGGCGGGGGCGGTGATCGGGATGGTGGAGGAGTACGTTGGGCCGGAGGTTTTCCGGCGCGGCGTGCATGAGTACCTGACGGCGCATCTTTATGGGAATGCTACGGCGGAGGACTTTTGGGGTACGCAGACCTCTGTGTCGGGGAAGCCGGTGGATCGGGTGATGAGGGGGTATATCGACAAGCCGGGGGTTCCGCTGCTGACGTTTGGGGAGCGTGGTCCGGGTGGGTATCCGGTGCGGCAGGGGCGGTTCTTGTTTGGTGGGGCGGTGGATGGGGATTGGACGGTGCCGGTTTGCTTGAAGAGCGGGTGTGAGCTGGCTTCGGGGAGTCAGGCGGTGGTGGCGGCTCCGGCGGGTAGTTTGTTTTATGCGAATGCGGGGGGTAAGGGGTACTATCGGACGGCTTATACGGAGGCGCAGGTGAGGGCGATTACGGGGGCGGTGGGGTCGCTGACGGTGGCGGAGCGGGTGGGCTTTCTGGGGGACCGTTGGGCGCTGACGCGGGCGGGGCAGGGGTCGGTGGGGGACTATCTGGATCTGGTGCTGGCGGTGAAGAAGGACCCGAGCGCGCAGGTGCTGGAGACGGCGCTGGATACGCTGGGTGTGATTCGGGCGCGGATTGCTACGGAGGATGACCGGACAAAATTCGACAATGTGGTGCTGAACCAGTTGGGGTCGGTGTGGCAGGAGTATGCGAAGCCGGGGAAGCAGGAGGACTTTGAGCGGCAGTCGATCCGGGCGGAGCTTTTTCAGGCTCTGGGGGCTGCGGGCGATCCGAAGGTCTTGGCGCAGGCGCACCAGTTGACGGCGGAGCTGCTGAGCGGGCATCGGCCGGGGGATGACGATTTGGTGGATGCTTCGGTGGTCCTGTCTGCCTCGACCGGCGATGAGGCTTTTTATGACAAGCTGCAGATTGTGGCGGAGAAGGCGGACGATCCGGGGCTGCAGAGTGAGGCTCGGGAGACGCTGGCGCAGTTCAGGAACCCGCTGCTGGTGATCCGGACGCTGGAGTATGCGGTGTCGGCTAAGGTGCGGAACCAGGATGCGTGGGTGCTGATTGCGGTGGAGTTGAGCCAGGCGCAGACGCAGGGGATTGCGTGGCAGTGGGTGCAGAAGAACTGGGATCGGGTGCAGGGGCAGTTGACTACGGCGAGCGGGGGGCAGTTGATTTCGGCTACCGGGGCGTTTTGTACGGTGGGGCAGAGGGATGAGGTGGAGAGCTTCTTTGCGGCGCATCCGGTGGAGGCTTCGGAGAGATCGGTGGCTAAGGCGCTGGATTCGATCGATGATTGTGTGCACCTGCGGGAGTCGCAGGAGGGGAATTTGAAGGTCTGGCTGGGGAAGCGGGCGCGGTAG
- a CDS encoding rhamnogalacturonidase, which produces MNSARRDLLKLSPLALAALAPATSFAAPRTPTNSPLFFDIRTFGATGSGKSLDTPAVNAAIEAAAAAGGGTVVFPAGTWLCFSIRLKSNVALFLSQGAILLAAESPKPGETTGQLGGTYDPAEPQGDFEPFQDYGHNHWHNSLIWGENIHNVSISGPGLIYGKGLSYGAGPGRPPGTMPRPGFGPESGLGPDGKPRGQLSAQPVNQAPRPPRGDYPMYQAEQPGVGNKAIALKNCRNVQFRDFSLLKGGHFGLLLTGVDNLVIDNLTIDTDRDGMDIDCCKNVVVSNCSVNAPWDDAICPKSSFALGFNKPTENMTITNCIVTGWYQLGSVLDGTFKKIPADAPRVTRNGRIKCGTESNGGFRNITISNCVFEGCYGLALESDDGALCEDIAITNITMRDCVSGSLFFRLGNRLRGPKDSTKVGTMRRILVSNVTSYNTLPKFCNILSGIPGYPIEDVKIANVYAHSLGGGTSEDAALVPPEAADKYPDPGMFGPMPTQGFFLRHMKNLEMSHIEIASATPDARPSFYLDDVTRADFLAITAPTATPAFALHNVTDLRIHLSRAAKDTILPTANNQTL; this is translated from the coding sequence ATGAACTCCGCCCGCCGCGACCTCCTCAAACTCTCCCCGTTAGCTCTCGCCGCCCTGGCCCCCGCAACCTCGTTCGCCGCACCCCGCACCCCCACGAACTCCCCCCTCTTCTTCGACATCCGCACCTTCGGCGCAACCGGCTCCGGCAAGTCACTCGACACCCCCGCCGTCAACGCCGCCATTGAAGCCGCGGCCGCAGCCGGCGGAGGCACCGTCGTCTTCCCTGCCGGCACCTGGCTCTGCTTCTCCATCCGCCTCAAAAGCAACGTAGCCCTCTTCCTCTCGCAGGGCGCAATCCTCCTCGCCGCCGAATCCCCCAAACCCGGCGAAACTACCGGCCAGCTAGGCGGCACCTACGACCCCGCCGAGCCGCAGGGCGACTTCGAGCCATTCCAGGACTACGGCCACAACCACTGGCACAACTCCCTCATCTGGGGCGAAAACATCCACAACGTCTCCATCTCCGGTCCCGGCCTCATCTACGGCAAGGGCCTCAGCTACGGTGCCGGACCCGGCCGCCCACCCGGGACCATGCCCCGCCCCGGCTTCGGCCCTGAATCCGGCCTCGGCCCCGACGGCAAACCGCGCGGCCAGCTCTCCGCCCAGCCCGTCAACCAGGCCCCCCGTCCCCCACGTGGCGACTACCCCATGTACCAGGCCGAGCAGCCCGGCGTCGGCAACAAGGCCATCGCCCTCAAAAACTGCCGCAACGTCCAGTTCCGCGACTTCTCCCTCCTCAAAGGCGGACACTTCGGCCTCCTCCTCACCGGCGTCGACAACCTCGTCATCGACAATCTCACCATCGACACCGACCGTGACGGCATGGACATCGACTGCTGCAAAAACGTTGTCGTCTCCAACTGCTCCGTCAACGCCCCCTGGGACGACGCCATCTGCCCCAAGTCCTCCTTCGCCCTCGGCTTCAATAAACCCACCGAGAACATGACCATCACCAACTGCATCGTCACCGGTTGGTACCAGCTCGGCTCCGTCCTCGATGGCACCTTCAAAAAGATCCCCGCCGACGCACCCCGCGTCACCCGCAACGGCCGCATCAAGTGCGGTACCGAGTCCAACGGCGGCTTCCGCAACATCACCATCTCCAACTGCGTCTTCGAAGGCTGCTACGGCCTCGCCCTTGAATCCGACGACGGTGCCCTCTGCGAAGACATCGCCATCACCAACATCACCATGCGCGATTGCGTCAGCGGCTCCCTCTTCTTCCGTCTCGGCAACCGCCTCCGCGGCCCCAAAGACTCGACCAAGGTCGGCACCATGCGCCGCATCCTCGTCTCCAACGTCACCAGCTACAACACCCTGCCCAAGTTCTGCAACATCCTCTCCGGCATCCCCGGCTACCCCATTGAGGACGTCAAGATCGCCAACGTCTACGCCCACTCGCTCGGCGGAGGCACTTCCGAAGACGCCGCGCTCGTCCCCCCGGAAGCAGCCGACAAGTACCCCGACCCCGGCATGTTCGGACCCATGCCCACCCAGGGCTTCTTCCTCCGCCACATGAAGAACCTTGAAATGTCGCACATCGAGATCGCCTCCGCCACCCCGGACGCCCGCCCGTCCTTCTACCTGGATGACGTAACCCGCGCCGATTTTCTAGCCATCACAGCCCCCACCGCCACCCCGGCCTTCGCCCTCCACAACGTAACCGACCTCCGCATCCACCTGAGCCGCGCCGCAAAAGACACCATCCTCCCCACCGCCAACAACCAAACCCTCTAA
- the glk gene encoding glucokinase: MILAGDVGGTKVHLALYNFVGGQPKLIRDQKYPATEFGSLDEVVHAFLAVDGDKAAAEVKDVVAACFGCPGPVRDGRIKLTNLPWSLDVRDLRKSLGIEHIFLVNDLEANGYGIAELAPSAIFTLHPGDVTAIGHRGLIAAGTGLGEALLVWDGKKHQPLPSEGGHTDYAPRTDQDIRLLQYLRKTLKGRVSFERVVSGIGIKNVYAFLRDEEGMEEPAWLKERMEKEDPNAVIGTCAEDGSSEICYETMQIFAAAYGAETGNIALKVLAAGGMYLGGGVAPKILKTLQSGKFMEAYLDKGRLSPVLEAIPVRVILDDTCALLGAAAYAESRASELTGHSERVASYHAG, from the coding sequence ATGATTCTGGCTGGTGATGTCGGTGGGACCAAGGTTCATCTGGCGCTGTATAACTTTGTCGGCGGTCAGCCGAAGCTGATTCGCGACCAGAAGTATCCGGCGACGGAGTTCGGGTCGCTGGATGAGGTGGTGCATGCTTTCCTGGCGGTGGATGGGGATAAGGCGGCCGCCGAGGTCAAGGACGTTGTGGCGGCTTGCTTTGGGTGCCCGGGGCCGGTGCGGGATGGGCGGATCAAGCTGACGAACCTGCCCTGGTCGCTGGATGTAAGGGACCTGCGGAAGTCGCTGGGGATCGAGCATATTTTTCTGGTCAACGATCTCGAGGCGAACGGGTACGGCATCGCCGAGCTTGCGCCGAGCGCGATCTTTACGCTGCATCCGGGGGATGTGACGGCGATCGGGCATCGTGGGCTGATTGCCGCAGGGACCGGGCTGGGCGAGGCGCTGCTGGTGTGGGACGGCAAGAAGCATCAGCCGCTGCCTTCAGAGGGCGGGCATACGGACTATGCGCCGAGGACGGATCAGGATATTCGGCTGCTGCAGTATCTGCGGAAGACGCTGAAGGGACGGGTTTCGTTTGAGCGGGTGGTGTCGGGGATTGGGATCAAGAATGTGTATGCGTTCCTGCGGGATGAGGAGGGCATGGAAGAGCCGGCGTGGCTGAAGGAACGGATGGAGAAGGAAGATCCGAATGCGGTGATCGGCACGTGTGCGGAGGATGGGTCCAGCGAGATCTGCTATGAGACGATGCAGATCTTTGCGGCGGCTTATGGGGCTGAGACGGGGAATATCGCGTTGAAGGTGCTGGCTGCGGGTGGGATGTACCTGGGGGGTGGCGTTGCGCCAAAGATTTTGAAGACGCTGCAGAGTGGGAAGTTCATGGAGGCTTACCTGGATAAGGGGCGGCTGTCTCCGGTGCTGGAGGCGATTCCGGTAAGGGTGATTCTGGATGATACTTGTGCGCTTCTGGGGGCGGCTGCTTATGCGGAGAGTCGGGCTTCTGAACTTACCGGGCACTCTGAGCGGGTGGCTTCTTATCATGCGGGGTAG
- a CDS encoding DUF4339 domain-containing protein, with product MHYQISRNGQMYGPYTLEDLQRYVVSGNVLPTDLAKSEEMSEWLPVSEILAGRTTGFSSGAPAPAYSAPVFTPAFTPNPGAPQFNPAAAASQYPDAPNLHWGLVLLFGFLTCSFFMIIWNLVVAAWLKRVQPNATSMMYYIGFVVLTVLQIFFGGFNGFHDAMMMRHSGVHSSFHPVAGLIGLSAWVVKLIARYSQRASLEEHFNGPEPVGLRLNPVMTFFFGGVYFQYHLNRINQIKTAARYGAPGPL from the coding sequence ATGCATTATCAGATCTCCCGTAACGGCCAGATGTACGGTCCTTACACCCTTGAAGACCTGCAGCGCTACGTCGTCAGCGGCAACGTCCTTCCCACCGACCTCGCCAAAAGCGAAGAAATGTCGGAATGGCTCCCCGTCTCCGAGATCCTGGCCGGCCGCACCACTGGCTTCAGTTCCGGAGCCCCCGCCCCCGCCTACTCCGCCCCCGTCTTCACCCCGGCCTTCACCCCCAACCCCGGCGCACCCCAGTTCAACCCCGCCGCAGCCGCCTCCCAGTACCCCGACGCCCCCAACCTACACTGGGGCCTCGTCCTCCTCTTCGGCTTCCTTACCTGTTCCTTCTTCATGATCATCTGGAACCTCGTCGTTGCCGCCTGGCTCAAGCGCGTCCAGCCCAACGCGACCTCCATGATGTACTACATCGGCTTCGTCGTCCTGACGGTCCTCCAGATCTTCTTTGGCGGCTTCAACGGCTTCCACGACGCCATGATGATGCGCCACAGCGGCGTCCACTCCAGCTTCCACCCCGTCGCAGGCCTCATCGGCCTCTCCGCCTGGGTCGTCAAGCTCATCGCCCGTTACAGCCAGCGAGCCTCCCTCGAAGAGCACTTCAACGGCCCCGAACCCGTCGGTCTCCGCCTCAACCCCGTCATGACCTTCTTCTTCGGCGGCGTCTACTTCCAGTACCACCTCAACCGCATCAACCAGATCAAAACCGCCGCCCGCTACGGAGCCCCCGGCCCCCTCTAA
- a CDS encoding DUF2752 domain-containing protein, whose product MTRPLTIAATLLTTATLYAYPPETTSFYPVCPIHALTGLLCPGCGATRALSALLHAHLTQAWHLNPLIIALLPLALAYATLILIKNHPPKIPPPLIYTLLAITTIFTITRN is encoded by the coding sequence ATGACCCGCCCCCTCACCATCGCGGCCACCCTCCTCACAACCGCAACCCTCTACGCCTACCCCCCAGAAACCACCTCGTTCTACCCCGTCTGCCCCATCCACGCCTTAACCGGCCTCCTCTGCCCCGGCTGCGGAGCCACCCGAGCCCTCTCCGCCCTCCTCCACGCCCACCTCACCCAGGCCTGGCACCTCAACCCCCTCATCATCGCCCTGCTCCCCTTAGCCCTCGCCTACGCCACCCTCATCCTCATAAAAAACCACCCCCCCAAAATCCCCCCACCCCTCATCTACACCCTCCTGGCAATCACCACAATCTTCACCATCACCCGCAACTAG
- a CDS encoding bactofilin family protein — translation MWKPNQPGTPQTPEPQRPSTPPVASFDNSPLAPARPAAPSVSAASNAPASGEQATIGKSLIVKGELSGSESLYIDGKVEGAINLPGNRVTVGRNGQVAANIMAREIVVLGKVRGNCHASDRVDIRSEGSLTGDVIAARISIEDGAFFKGGIDIRKPGAGDAKPAATPAAAEKPEPVAVSS, via the coding sequence ATGTGGAAGCCCAATCAGCCCGGCACCCCTCAGACGCCGGAGCCGCAGCGCCCGTCGACCCCTCCAGTGGCCAGCTTTGACAACAGCCCTCTTGCCCCAGCACGTCCCGCGGCCCCGAGCGTCTCGGCTGCGTCGAACGCGCCGGCATCGGGCGAGCAGGCGACGATCGGCAAGAGCCTGATCGTCAAGGGTGAGCTTTCGGGTTCGGAGTCGTTGTACATCGACGGTAAGGTCGAAGGCGCGATCAACCTGCCCGGAAACCGCGTGACCGTGGGCCGTAACGGCCAGGTGGCGGCGAACATCATGGCACGCGAGATCGTCGTGCTCGGTAAGGTGCGCGGCAACTGCCATGCGTCCGACCGTGTGGATATCCGCAGCGAAGGCTCGCTGACCGGCGATGTCATTGCGGCGCGTATTTCGATCGAAGACGGCGCGTTCTTCAAGGGCGGCATCGACATCCGTAAGCCGGGTGCCGGTGATGCGAAGCCCGCTGCAACCCCCGCTGCGGCTGAGAAGCCGGAGCCTGTGGCTGTCAGCAGCTAA